One genomic segment of Gammaproteobacteria bacterium includes these proteins:
- a CDS encoding pyridoxal phosphate-dependent aminotransferase gives MRHIRPFHVMQLLARAQALEAAGKSIIHMEIGEPDFPTARPIVQAGVRALHNGHTHYTPAAGLPALREAVARFYKQRYGCDIAPQRVVITTGASAALQLICGVLIDPGARVLMTDPGYPCNANFVRLFGGEPVCIPVDAASDYQLNTSLLRKHWGRAVAGAWLGSPSNPTGTLIAEPELRAMIDYCREKSGFVIVDEIYHGLTYETSPVSAAAITDDVFVINSFSKYFGMTGWRLGWLIAPERFVPEIEKLAQNIYLAPPTPAQHAALTALEPATIDILENHRDAFKRRRDFLLPALRELGFDIPVQPQGAFYIYANCARLTDDSHAFTLRLLEDYGVAIAPGIDFGSHRTEEHVRFAYTTSMKKLQQGVARLAKALTNSPNNFDAPGAQAPLPNGRLVK, from the coding sequence ATGCGCCACATCCGTCCCTTTCACGTGATGCAGTTGCTGGCGCGCGCGCAGGCGCTGGAGGCGGCGGGCAAATCTATCATCCACATGGAGATCGGCGAGCCGGATTTCCCCACCGCCCGGCCTATCGTCCAAGCCGGCGTGCGGGCGCTGCACAACGGTCACACGCACTACACGCCGGCCGCCGGCCTGCCTGCGTTGCGCGAGGCGGTCGCGCGATTCTACAAGCAGCGTTATGGATGCGATATCGCGCCACAGCGCGTGGTAATTACCACCGGCGCATCGGCGGCGTTGCAATTAATCTGCGGTGTGCTGATAGATCCCGGCGCTCGGGTGCTCATGACCGATCCCGGTTATCCCTGCAATGCCAACTTCGTGCGCCTGTTTGGCGGCGAACCAGTTTGCATCCCCGTCGATGCGGCTAGCGATTACCAGTTGAACACGTCCTTGCTACGAAAACACTGGGGCAGGGCGGTGGCCGGCGCATGGCTGGGATCGCCTTCGAATCCGACCGGCACCTTGATCGCCGAGCCCGAGTTGCGCGCGATGATCGATTACTGCCGTGAGAAAAGCGGCTTCGTGATCGTCGACGAGATCTACCACGGGCTGACCTACGAAACGTCGCCCGTGAGCGCGGCCGCGATAACGGATGACGTGTTTGTCATCAACAGCTTCTCCAAATATTTCGGCATGACCGGTTGGCGCCTGGGTTGGCTGATCGCACCCGAACGATTCGTGCCCGAAATCGAGAAACTCGCGCAGAATATTTATCTGGCGCCGCCGACACCCGCGCAACACGCCGCGCTCACCGCGCTGGAACCCGCCACCATCGATATTCTGGAGAACCACCGTGACGCCTTTAAGCGCCGCCGCGACTTTCTTTTGCCAGCATTGCGCGAACTCGGCTTCGATATACCGGTGCAACCGCAGGGCGCGTTTTATATTTATGCCAACTGCGCACGCCTGACCGACGACAGCCATGCCTTCACCCTGCGGCTGCTGGAAGATTACGGCGTCGCCATCGCCCCCGGTATCGACTTCGGGAGCCATCGCACCGAAGAACACGTGCGCTTCGCGTACACCACTTCGATGAAAAAACTGCAACAGGGCGTAGCGCGCCTGGCAAAGGCGTTGACGAATTCGCCCAACAACTTTGATGCGCCCGGCGCACAGGCGCCTCTACCTAACGGTCGGCTTGTTAAGTAA
- a CDS encoding dienelactone hydrolase family protein, with the protein MSKKITFERPDGKQTAGYYVEAGAGEHAPGVVVIQEWWGLNDQIKGVADRLASQGYRVLVPDLYKGKVTAEEAEAEHLMGDLDFADAATQDVRGAVQYLKESSPKVAVMGFCMGGALTILAAVHVKEADAAVCWYGMPSEDAADVTTIAIPLQGHFAEHDEFFPANEVSAAEKKLKDARVKYEFHWYDAHHGFGNETLKPGNPNVHKLADHYDPEATKLAWRRTDEFLAKYVKA; encoded by the coding sequence ATGAGCAAGAAGATTACATTCGAGCGGCCGGACGGCAAGCAGACCGCGGGTTACTACGTCGAAGCGGGCGCTGGCGAGCACGCGCCCGGCGTGGTGGTGATCCAGGAATGGTGGGGCCTCAACGATCAAATCAAAGGTGTGGCCGACCGCTTGGCAAGCCAGGGCTATCGTGTGCTGGTGCCGGATCTGTACAAGGGTAAGGTCACGGCCGAAGAGGCTGAGGCCGAGCATCTGATGGGCGATCTCGATTTCGCCGATGCGGCCACGCAGGACGTGCGCGGCGCGGTGCAATATTTAAAAGAGTCGAGCCCGAAAGTCGCCGTGATGGGCTTCTGCATGGGCGGCGCGCTGACGATATTAGCTGCGGTGCATGTAAAGGAAGCCGACGCCGCGGTCTGCTGGTACGGCATGCCATCCGAAGACGCAGCCGACGTGACCACGATTGCGATTCCCTTGCAAGGCCATTTCGCTGAGCACGACGAGTTTTTCCCGGCGAACGAAGTGAGCGCGGCCGAGAAAAAACTCAAAGACGCGCGGGTAAAATACGAATTTCATTGGTACGACGCCCATCACGGCTTCGGCAATGAAACATTGAAACCAGGTAATCCTAACGTGCATAAACTCGCGGACCACTACGACCCGGAAGCCACGAAGCTCGCCTGGCGTCGCACGGACGAGTTTCTGGCAAAGTACGTTAAGGCTTGA
- a CDS encoding alpha-ketoglutarate-dependent dioxygenase AlkB, producing MFADAGATPSGHAFKRVEMPDADVILFKCFFDVSTGDAYFKELNENAAWKQEKIKLYGRRIDLPRLTAWYGDKGKSYRYSGITVSPEPWTPILLAIKQAIEAVSGIRFNSVLLNKYRTERDSVAWHSDDELELGRNPVIGSVSFGEARAFQFKHKTRGLREQIILSHGSYLIMRGTTQHHWLHQIPKQTALRGARINLTFRVIQ from the coding sequence ATGTTTGCTGATGCTGGTGCCACCCCGTCGGGACATGCGTTCAAACGCGTCGAGATGCCGGATGCCGACGTTATTCTTTTCAAATGCTTTTTTGATGTATCCACGGGCGACGCCTATTTCAAAGAACTAAATGAAAATGCGGCCTGGAAGCAAGAAAAGATCAAGCTGTACGGGCGGCGCATTGATTTACCCCGACTAACTGCCTGGTATGGCGATAAAGGCAAGTCGTACAGGTATTCGGGCATTACTGTCAGCCCGGAGCCTTGGACGCCGATTTTGCTAGCTATTAAGCAAGCGATTGAAGCCGTGAGTGGAATACGGTTCAACAGCGTGCTTTTGAACAAGTATCGGACCGAGCGCGACAGCGTTGCGTGGCACAGCGATGATGAGCTCGAGTTGGGACGAAACCCCGTCATCGGCTCGGTCAGCTTTGGAGAAGCCCGCGCCTTTCAGTTCAAACACAAGACGAGAGGTTTACGTGAACAAATCATCTTGTCGCACGGAAGCTATCTGATTATGCGGGGAACCACCCAACATCATTGGTTGCATCAAATCCCCAAACAAACCGCGTTACGCGGTGCAAGGATTAATCTGACGTTCAGGGTAATACAGTGA
- a CDS encoding sulfotransferase family 2 domain-containing protein, with amino-acid sequence MINRFSLKYAKLVAKECYRGYRIARLKSMNGDTIRYWQELRTFSHSIQQDIHGKNVRTLRPFDRHRCIYVHVPKTGGQSISTSLFGSCTGRDCTVAEYKQIFGERAFKDYFKFIFVRNPWDRLVSIYHFHRNGCIKAQFQRWGAKHLSQYQDFESFVSGFITPESIYEHQILVPQHEYLCDEAGTLAVDFVGYHENRAVDYTQVRQKLGNIGTDMNHLNKSKRLGYSHYYTEETREIVARAYRKDIELFGY; translated from the coding sequence ATGATCAATCGATTTTCGCTGAAATACGCTAAGCTGGTGGCCAAAGAATGCTACCGGGGATACCGAATCGCCCGCCTGAAAAGTATGAACGGCGATACCATACGTTATTGGCAAGAACTCCGTACCTTCAGCCATAGCATCCAGCAGGACATCCACGGAAAAAATGTGCGAACGCTGAGGCCATTCGATCGGCATCGCTGTATCTATGTGCACGTGCCGAAGACGGGCGGCCAGTCGATCAGCACATCCCTGTTTGGCTCATGCACGGGCAGAGATTGCACCGTCGCCGAATACAAGCAGATCTTTGGTGAGCGCGCCTTCAAAGACTATTTCAAGTTTATTTTCGTGCGTAACCCGTGGGACCGCCTGGTTTCGATTTATCACTTCCACCGAAACGGCTGCATCAAAGCCCAGTTTCAGCGCTGGGGAGCCAAGCACTTAAGCCAGTATCAGGATTTCGAGTCATTTGTGAGCGGCTTTATCACCCCGGAATCGATCTATGAGCACCAAATCCTGGTACCGCAACATGAGTATTTATGCGATGAGGCGGGCACGCTGGCGGTCGATTTCGTGGGCTACCATGAAAATCGGGCCGTCGATTACACGCAGGTGCGGCAAAAGCTGGGTAATATCGGCACGGATATGAACCACCTGAACAAGTCCAAGCGGCTCGGCTACAGCCATTACTACACTGAAGAGACGCGGGAAATTGTCGCGCGAGCGTATCGAAAAGACATAGAACTGTTCGGTTACTAG
- the cysZ gene encoding sulfate transporter CysZ encodes MIGQFTSGARYVTRGFGLITERGIRRYVIIPLLINFTLFGGAIWFGASRFEAFLDWLLPAWLEWARWMLWPLFAVTALLVVFYTFTLIANLVSAPFNGLLAEKLEARLTGQTLPAQSWSHIFRAGITAVVNELRKLRYLVVRTVPLLILFLIPGLNVFAPFAWLVFSVWMLALEYADAPMGNHDLAFRDGRRLLGQNKPLALGFGSAVLLMTSVPVLNFFAMPVGVAGATAMWVERLRGDAGAGAIREARNRFNQ; translated from the coding sequence ATGATCGGCCAATTCACCAGCGGCGCACGCTACGTGACGCGCGGTTTCGGTCTGATTACGGAGCGTGGCATCCGCCGCTACGTGATCATTCCGTTGCTGATCAACTTTACGTTATTCGGCGGCGCCATCTGGTTCGGCGCCAGCCGGTTCGAAGCGTTCCTCGACTGGCTGTTGCCCGCATGGCTGGAGTGGGCGCGCTGGATGCTGTGGCCGCTGTTCGCGGTAACCGCGCTGCTGGTCGTGTTCTACACATTTACCTTAATCGCCAATCTCGTGAGCGCGCCGTTCAACGGGCTGCTGGCGGAAAAGCTGGAGGCGCGACTGACCGGCCAGACGTTGCCCGCGCAGAGCTGGAGCCACATTTTTCGGGCAGGCATCACCGCCGTTGTCAACGAGCTGCGCAAGCTTCGCTATCTCGTCGTTCGCACCGTCCCGCTGCTGATCCTGTTCCTGATCCCCGGATTGAATGTATTCGCACCGTTTGCGTGGCTGGTGTTCAGCGTGTGGATGCTGGCGCTGGAGTATGCCGACGCGCCCATGGGCAATCATGACCTGGCTTTCCGCGATGGCCGCAGACTGCTGGGTCAAAACAAACCGCTGGCGCTGGGTTTCGGCAGCGCGGTGCTGTTGATGACCAGTGTTCCTGTGCTGAATTTCTTCGCGATGCCGGTGGGCGTGGCGGGCGCCACCGCGATGTGGGTAGAGCGGCTGCGCGGCGACGCGGGCGCCGGCGCCATCCGCGAGGCCCGGAATCGGTTCAATCAATAG
- the queF gene encoding NADPH-dependent 7-cyano-7-deazaguanine reductase QueF yields MPGQPQTTLETFDNPQPARDYTIRIRAPEFTCLCPKTGQPDFAEMLIEYVPDQRCVELKALKAYVWSYRDVGAFHEAVTNQILADLVAAIAPRFMRITADFNVRGGIYTSVIVEHRKPEWEAPPRVELP; encoded by the coding sequence ATGCCAGGCCAGCCGCAAACCACGCTGGAGACTTTCGACAATCCGCAACCCGCGCGCGATTATACGATTCGTATCCGCGCGCCGGAATTCACCTGTCTGTGCCCCAAGACGGGACAACCCGATTTCGCGGAGATGCTGATCGAATACGTCCCGGATCAGCGCTGCGTAGAGCTCAAGGCGCTTAAAGCTTACGTGTGGTCCTACCGCGACGTGGGCGCGTTCCACGAAGCCGTGACCAACCAAATTCTGGCCGATCTGGTGGCCGCCATCGCGCCGCGCTTCATGCGCATCACCGCGGATTTCAACGTGCGCGGCGGAATCTATACCAGCGTAATCGTCGAGCATCGCAAGCCGGAGTGGGAAGCGCCGCCCAGGGTCGAATTGCCGTAA